A stretch of the Verrucomicrobiia bacterium genome encodes the following:
- a CDS encoding alanine--glyoxylate aminotransferase family protein: MNTTHPRERILMGPGPSPVPARVLRALAAPTLGHLDPQYLAIMDETCERLRQVFRTRNRLTFPVSGTGMAGMECLAVNLIEPGDEVIVGVNGVFGGRMKDVMERCGAVVHSLDAAWGDVFTRDQVSAALAEHPKSRLVALVHAETSTGALQPLEGIAERVHDHGALFLVDAVTSLGGHELRVDEWGIDAIYSGTQKCLSCPPGLSPVSFGERALARMDARTSKPQSWYLDVSMLRKYYLAGAGAGGGRVYHHTAPINMTYALNEALAIVLEEGLDARIARHAQAHRRLRAGLEGMGLSYIPRHSLHTLNCVGIPAGADDVLVRRRLLEDYDIEIGAGLGVMAGKAWRIGLMGHGATTRNVDLVLAALREVWRHPGSVAG; the protein is encoded by the coding sequence ATGAACACCACCCATCCCCGCGAACGGATCCTGATGGGGCCCGGTCCGAGTCCGGTACCCGCCCGTGTGCTCCGGGCCCTCGCTGCTCCCACCCTGGGGCATCTGGATCCCCAGTACCTCGCCATCATGGACGAGACCTGCGAACGGCTGCGCCAGGTCTTCAGGACCCGCAACCGGCTCACATTTCCCGTCAGCGGCACCGGCATGGCGGGCATGGAGTGCCTTGCAGTGAACCTGATCGAGCCCGGCGACGAGGTGATTGTGGGCGTGAATGGCGTGTTCGGTGGCCGCATGAAGGACGTGATGGAGCGGTGCGGGGCCGTCGTCCATTCGCTCGATGCCGCCTGGGGCGACGTTTTCACCCGCGATCAGGTGTCGGCGGCCCTCGCGGAGCACCCAAAATCGCGGCTGGTGGCACTGGTCCATGCCGAAACCAGCACCGGCGCCCTGCAACCGCTTGAGGGCATCGCCGAACGGGTCCACGACCACGGGGCCTTGTTTCTCGTGGATGCCGTCACCAGCCTGGGCGGCCACGAGCTGCGCGTGGATGAGTGGGGCATTGATGCGATCTACAGCGGCACGCAAAAGTGCCTGAGCTGTCCGCCGGGGTTGTCGCCGGTCAGCTTTGGGGAGCGGGCGCTGGCCCGGATGGACGCCCGCACGTCGAAGCCGCAGTCGTGGTATCTCGACGTCTCCATGCTCCGGAAGTATTACCTCGCCGGAGCCGGGGCCGGGGGCGGACGCGTGTATCATCACACGGCGCCGATCAACATGACCTATGCGCTCAACGAGGCGCTGGCGATCGTCCTGGAGGAAGGGCTCGATGCCCGGATTGCCCGGCATGCCCAGGCGCACCGCCGGTTGCGCGCCGGGCTCGAAGGCATGGGCCTCTCCTACATCCCCAGGCACTCCCTGCACACCCTGAACTGCGTTGGGATTCCGGCGGGAGCCGACGACGTCCTGGTGCGGCGACGACTCCTGGAGGACTACGACATTGAGATCGGGGCCGGCCTGGGCGTCATGGCCGGAAAGGCGTGGCGCATCGGGCTCATGGGACATGGAGCGACGACGCGAAACGTGGACCTCGTCCTCGCGGCACTTCGCGAAGTGTGGCGGCATCCCGGGAGCGTTGCCGGGTGA
- a CDS encoding FAD-binding protein codes for MDPLSRIAAILPSDCWLTAPAELATYESDGLTAFRTRPLAVAVPGTTDEVIALVRACRGAGIPFVARGSGTSLSGGSLPVAGGIVIALNRLNRILRLDPEDRTAVVEPGVINSQVTAAASPHGLHYAPDPSSQSICTIGGNVAFNSGGAHCLKYGMTANHVLGLKAVLGSGEVVTWGGNGRERIGPDWCGLFTGHEGLFGVALEITLQLLPRAECFHTVLAGYRTLEQAGDAVTAVIAAGLLPGALEIMDALALEAARAAVHSEYPAGCEAVLIVELEGPRETVAVERERLGEILAAGDPVAVRPARDAAERQAIWRGRKSAFSAVGRLSPDFIVQDGVVPRRRLGEALRQIAALSRESGLRIANVFHAGDGNLHPLILFDGRQPGALERAEAVAGRILKLCVAMGGSITGEHGIGVEKRDFLKDLFTPDAVELQERIRAAFDPDGLSNPGKMFPGTGPPALAHRGLHPLEAAGVVSRE; via the coding sequence ATGGACCCGCTCTCCCGGATCGCCGCCATCCTGCCCTCGGATTGCTGGCTGACCGCTCCGGCGGAGCTGGCCACCTATGAGAGTGACGGGTTGACCGCGTTCCGGACGCGTCCGCTGGCGGTCGCGGTGCCCGGGACCACGGATGAGGTGATCGCGCTGGTACGGGCCTGCCGCGGGGCGGGCATCCCGTTTGTCGCCAGGGGCAGCGGCACGAGCCTGTCCGGGGGCTCCCTGCCGGTTGCCGGCGGGATCGTCATCGCCCTGAACCGGTTGAACCGCATTCTGCGGCTGGATCCGGAAGACCGCACCGCGGTGGTTGAACCCGGGGTCATCAACAGCCAGGTCACCGCGGCCGCATCGCCCCACGGGCTGCATTACGCCCCGGATCCATCGAGCCAATCCATCTGCACCATTGGCGGGAACGTCGCCTTCAACTCCGGCGGTGCGCACTGCCTCAAGTACGGCATGACCGCCAATCATGTGCTGGGTCTGAAGGCGGTGCTGGGTTCGGGCGAGGTGGTCACCTGGGGCGGGAACGGCCGGGAGCGGATCGGCCCCGACTGGTGCGGGCTGTTTACCGGGCACGAGGGCCTGTTCGGTGTTGCCCTGGAGATCACCCTGCAGCTGCTGCCGCGCGCGGAGTGCTTTCACACGGTGCTGGCGGGCTACCGGACCTTGGAGCAGGCCGGCGACGCCGTCACCGCCGTGATTGCGGCCGGGCTGCTTCCCGGAGCGCTGGAGATCATGGATGCGCTGGCCTTGGAAGCCGCCCGGGCCGCGGTGCACTCGGAGTACCCGGCGGGTTGTGAGGCGGTGCTGATCGTGGAGCTGGAGGGCCCGCGGGAGACGGTCGCCGTGGAGCGGGAACGTCTGGGGGAGATCCTGGCGGCGGGCGATCCGGTGGCGGTGCGGCCGGCCCGCGATGCCGCCGAGCGGCAGGCGATCTGGAGGGGACGCAAGAGCGCCTTCAGCGCGGTCGGGCGGTTGTCCCCGGATTTCATTGTGCAGGACGGGGTGGTCCCGCGCCGGCGACTGGGCGAGGCCCTGCGGCAGATTGCGGCCCTGTCGCGCGAATCCGGGCTGCGCATTGCCAATGTCTTCCACGCGGGTGACGGCAATCTGCATCCGCTGATTCTGTTCGATGGCCGGCAGCCCGGTGCGCTGGAGCGTGCGGAGGCGGTGGCGGGTCGGATCCTGAAGCTGTGTGTCGCCATGGGAGGCTCGATCACCGGAGAGCATGGCATTGGCGTCGAGAAGCGGGATTTTTTGAAGGACCTGTTCACGCCCGACGCGGTCGAGCTCCAAGAGCGGATCCGTGCCGCGTTTGATCCGGACGGTCTTTCCAACCCGGGCAAGATGTTCCCGGGCACAGGCCCGCCCGCCCTGGCCCATCGCGGACTGCATCCGCTGGAGGCCGCTGGCGTTGTCTCGCGGGAGTGA
- a CDS encoding non-ribosomal peptide synthetase: protein MRRNRKPHRLLRVDRTPSASPTSQVPPARDPITGLNPETSLAAVLSSTALQHPGRSAVLGPHREPLSYDRLWDFVAEFGATLRRLGIGPQDRVALAIPQGPELALAFLAVASWSVAAPVNSQAPPADLEFQLQSLGARRLIASDAFAESDTARDLAIRLGIEVLRLRSDPARFPSLSLPEAPPTPVVSGTPGSAEDVALVLHTSGTTSRPKRVPLTQANLLASARAIGETLRLGPDDRCLNLMPLFHIHGLVAGLLAPIVSAGSVVCPDRPDADAFLDALKQWEPTWYSAVPTLHQTILSRVRAAGGPGGRHTLRLIRSSSAALPPSLMMGLEETFGVPVIESYGMTEAAHQMASNPLPPRPRKPGSVGPAAGPEVAILGPAGDLLPPEVVGEVVIRGPSVTRGYEEATDNATAWVGGWFRTGDQGRLDADGYLFLTGRLKDLINRGGEKIAPREVDEVLLAVDGVAEAVAFAVPHPTLGEDVAAAVVPQPGARLTEEALRLHAFGRLPAFKVPGRILLVEALPKGATGKLQRTGLADRFAAALSAPFAEPATPMEQQVAGAFAAVLEQPRVGRMDNFFALGGDSLRATRVLNRLQPHLGFDIPPATLFRNPVVARFAVALDQMREALIDGLAAEIARRPPAEQEALLRGLGDEAPGAAPGHHT, encoded by the coding sequence ATGCGCCGGAATCGGAAACCCCATAGGCTCCTCCGGGTGGACCGCACGCCTTCGGCATCACCCACCTCGCAGGTTCCCCCGGCGCGGGATCCCATCACCGGCCTCAACCCGGAGACCTCCCTGGCAGCGGTGCTGTCCAGCACCGCCCTTCAACACCCCGGCCGTTCCGCAGTGCTGGGCCCCCACCGGGAGCCGCTGTCGTACGATCGCCTCTGGGATTTCGTTGCGGAGTTCGGCGCCACATTGCGTCGCCTGGGCATCGGACCGCAGGACCGGGTGGCGCTGGCAATTCCGCAAGGTCCGGAGCTGGCGCTGGCCTTTCTCGCCGTGGCCTCCTGGTCCGTGGCCGCCCCCGTCAACTCCCAGGCGCCGCCCGCCGACCTCGAGTTTCAACTGCAAAGCCTCGGGGCGCGCCGTCTGATCGCCTCGGATGCTTTTGCGGAGTCGGACACCGCCCGGGACCTCGCGATCCGGCTGGGCATCGAGGTCCTCCGGCTTCGATCGGACCCCGCCCGGTTCCCCTCGCTTTCCCTGCCGGAAGCGCCACCGACCCCGGTCGTGTCGGGGACGCCCGGATCGGCGGAGGATGTGGCCCTGGTGCTGCACACTTCGGGCACCACGTCGCGACCCAAGCGAGTTCCGCTCACGCAGGCCAACCTGCTGGCGTCGGCCCGGGCCATTGGCGAAACCCTCCGGCTCGGACCCGACGACCGATGCCTCAACCTGATGCCGCTTTTCCACATTCACGGCCTGGTCGCGGGCCTGCTCGCCCCGATCGTATCGGCGGGCAGCGTGGTCTGCCCGGATCGGCCGGATGCCGACGCATTTCTCGACGCCCTGAAGCAATGGGAACCCACCTGGTACTCGGCAGTACCCACCCTTCATCAAACGATCCTGTCCCGGGTACGGGCCGCCGGGGGGCCCGGCGGACGCCACACGCTCCGTCTCATCCGCTCCTCCTCGGCCGCGCTGCCCCCAAGCCTGATGATGGGATTGGAGGAGACGTTCGGTGTGCCGGTCATTGAGTCGTACGGCATGACGGAGGCCGCGCACCAGATGGCGAGCAATCCCCTGCCTCCCCGCCCGCGCAAACCCGGATCGGTCGGACCCGCCGCCGGCCCGGAAGTGGCGATCCTGGGCCCCGCCGGGGACCTCCTGCCGCCCGAGGTCGTGGGTGAGGTCGTCATTCGTGGTCCGTCCGTCACCCGCGGCTACGAGGAGGCCACAGACAACGCAACGGCATGGGTTGGCGGATGGTTTCGAACCGGGGACCAGGGGCGTCTCGACGCCGACGGCTACCTGTTCCTCACCGGCCGGTTGAAGGACCTCATCAACCGCGGGGGCGAAAAGATCGCACCACGCGAAGTGGACGAGGTGCTGCTCGCCGTTGACGGGGTGGCCGAGGCGGTCGCGTTTGCGGTGCCGCACCCCACGCTGGGTGAGGACGTGGCAGCCGCCGTCGTTCCGCAACCGGGAGCGCGCCTCACCGAGGAGGCCCTGCGCCTCCACGCGTTCGGCCGATTGCCGGCGTTCAAGGTGCCCGGCCGGATCCTCCTCGTTGAAGCCCTGCCCAAGGGGGCGACGGGAAAGCTCCAGCGGACGGGCCTTGCCGACCGCTTCGCCGCGGCGCTGTCCGCGCCCTTCGCCGAACCCGCGACCCCGATGGAACAACAGGTGGCCGGGGCATTTGCCGCGGTGCTGGAACAACCGCGCGTCGGGCGGATGGACAACTTCTTCGCACTGGGTGGCGACTCGCTGCGCGCGACCCGGGTGCTCAACCGGCTGCAACCCCACCTCGGGTTCGACATACCGCCCGCAACGCTGTTTCGAAATCCCGTGGTCGCCCGGTTCGCGGTCGCACTCGATCAGATGCGTGAGGCGTTGATTGATGGCCTTGCGGCGGAAATCGCCCGCCGGCCCCCTGCCGAACAAGAGGCCCTGCTGCGGGGTCTGGGCGACGAGGCTCCAGGCGCCGCGCCCGGACATCACACCTGA
- a CDS encoding thiamine pyrophosphate-binding protein, whose product MNPSVPPLTGRLASLTSTALARLRQRLYPGALSGSGWTAAALQRCGIRQVYTVAGTPVDAVLAECAARGIRVLGMRHQQTAVLAAAAGNYVAGRLESVVVVSAGPAVTNTLTGLLVARDNGWPVVVLGGRRALSGAGTGQFQELDARPITGSLTRWTATPQRCEDIPKTVIEACSRAMDGRPGPVYLDLAEDVLTATAACAMPEVPSPPHPAAPEESLLDAACRRIRESRRPLLVVGDGLRWSLDASDVREFVEANGIPFISTSLARGYLPDDHPLAAGAARRWIQGEADVVLLAGASLDWRFRFGSGVAAGACVIHADLDGPAIGLNVPATIGWVGQPGVFLRSLTRALAADGASRSPHPHSGWHEAIRQARDRTETSEASRQSTPMAPRELVLALRDALPPGVFLVAEGNVCLGAAQRLFKIREPLTWLDPGMNGIIGGGIPFAIGAQVASPGRRVVALCGDTGFAMSAMDLESAVRHRLPVVIVVANNDGNTGALRDDALFPPDHPERVTRYVPGLRYEQLVALFGGHAEFVTEPRQFRPAMQRALESGRPACIHVPVDPHAAPTASW is encoded by the coding sequence ATGAACCCGTCCGTACCCCCGCTGACCGGGCGTCTCGCCAGCCTGACATCCACGGCACTCGCCCGTCTCCGCCAACGGCTGTATCCAGGCGCCCTGTCCGGCAGTGGCTGGACGGCGGCGGCGCTGCAACGCTGTGGCATCCGCCAGGTGTACACCGTCGCCGGCACGCCCGTGGACGCCGTCCTCGCCGAATGCGCCGCCCGTGGAATCCGCGTGCTGGGCATGCGCCATCAACAGACGGCGGTGCTGGCGGCGGCTGCGGGCAACTATGTGGCGGGGCGGCTGGAATCCGTGGTTGTGGTGTCCGCGGGACCCGCGGTGACCAACACGCTCACCGGATTGCTCGTCGCCCGGGACAACGGATGGCCCGTGGTGGTCCTCGGAGGACGCCGCGCCCTGTCCGGGGCCGGCACGGGACAATTTCAGGAGTTGGATGCGCGGCCGATCACCGGCTCATTGACCCGCTGGACCGCCACGCCGCAACGGTGCGAAGACATCCCGAAGACCGTGATCGAGGCCTGTTCAAGGGCCATGGATGGCCGTCCAGGCCCCGTGTATCTCGACCTCGCGGAGGATGTGCTGACGGCGACGGCAGCGTGCGCAATGCCGGAGGTTCCGTCGCCGCCCCACCCCGCCGCTCCGGAGGAATCCCTGCTGGATGCCGCCTGTCGGCGGATTCGCGAGTCCAGGCGTCCCCTGCTCGTCGTGGGCGACGGCCTGCGATGGTCCCTGGACGCCTCCGACGTCCGGGAGTTCGTCGAGGCCAACGGAATCCCATTCATCTCCACATCGCTGGCCCGGGGCTACCTCCCGGACGACCATCCGCTGGCCGCCGGGGCCGCCCGCCGATGGATCCAGGGTGAAGCCGATGTGGTGCTCCTCGCTGGCGCGTCCCTGGACTGGCGCTTCCGTTTCGGCAGCGGCGTGGCTGCCGGTGCCTGCGTCATCCACGCCGATCTCGACGGGCCGGCCATCGGGCTCAACGTGCCCGCGACGATCGGCTGGGTCGGGCAGCCCGGAGTGTTCCTCCGGTCGCTGACCCGCGCCCTCGCCGCGGACGGTGCTTCAAGATCCCCTCATCCACATTCCGGGTGGCACGAAGCCATCCGTCAGGCGCGGGATCGGACCGAAACTTCCGAGGCGTCGCGGCAATCCACTCCCATGGCACCCCGGGAACTGGTGCTGGCGCTTCGCGATGCCCTGCCACCGGGCGTCTTCCTGGTCGCCGAAGGGAACGTCTGCCTTGGCGCCGCACAGCGGTTGTTCAAGATCCGCGAGCCCCTGACCTGGCTGGATCCGGGGATGAACGGGATCATCGGCGGCGGCATCCCCTTCGCCATCGGCGCGCAGGTCGCATCGCCGGGACGCCGCGTCGTGGCATTGTGCGGGGACACCGGCTTCGCGATGAGCGCCATGGACCTTGAGTCCGCCGTGCGTCACCGCCTTCCGGTGGTGATTGTGGTGGCCAATAACGACGGCAACACCGGAGCCCTGCGGGATGACGCGTTGTTCCCACCGGACCACCCGGAACGGGTGACCCGCTATGTTCCCGGGCTGCGATATGAACAGTTGGTGGCGCTGTTTGGCGGCCATGCCGAATTCGTCACGGAGCCCCGCCAATTCCGCCCCGCAATGCAACGCGCCCTCGAATCCGGAAGGCCCGCGTGCATCCATGTCCCGGTGGACCCGCACGCCGCCCCGACGGCGTCGTGGTGA
- a CDS encoding proline--tRNA ligase gives MRWSQTLIPTLKEVPADAEIPSHQLLLRAGLVRKLTGGLYTFLPMGLRVLRKIEGIVRSEMDRAGAIEVLMPALQPPEIWHASGRYQTAREVLFRVRDRAAKEWVLGPTHEEVVTTLAAGEISSYKQLPLNFYQIGVKFRDEIRPRFGLMRAKEFVMKDAYSFDTSDEAAMESYQRMYDAYTRIFARCGLRAVAVEADTGVIGGSHSHEFMVPADTGENEVVSCDSGTYAANIEKATSRGALTPTPSASTGAAPERFATPGVLTIEALAAPPHGVPAHAQIKTLLYVLDSQPVVLLLRGDDQLSETKLLARTGAVGARPATPAECLATLGAHPGSLGAVVGRDTLASRGIRVIADRQLHGAAGMTTGANEDGFHLRHVEMDRDVRPDTWEDLRTVVAGELSVATGEPLKIGRAIEVGHVFKLGTTYSEKLNAYFLPEDGRRRPCVMGCYGIGVTRTLQAVIEQCHDRDGIVWPLSVAPYQVCLTPLSVAPDSAPMRAAEALYCELMEAGIEVILDDRDERPGVKFKDSELVGFPLRVNLGEKSLARGEVELKPRGGTLEAVPLAEATARVRAWVRTAAAALEPGGASSVRS, from the coding sequence ATGCGCTGGTCACAAACGCTGATTCCCACCCTCAAGGAGGTCCCGGCCGATGCCGAGATCCCGTCCCATCAACTGCTGCTTCGTGCCGGGCTCGTTCGAAAGCTCACCGGAGGGCTCTACACCTTCCTCCCCATGGGCCTGCGCGTGCTGCGAAAGATCGAGGGGATCGTCCGCAGCGAAATGGACCGTGCCGGGGCGATCGAGGTGCTGATGCCTGCGCTGCAGCCGCCGGAAATCTGGCATGCTTCGGGGCGCTACCAGACGGCCCGTGAGGTGCTGTTCCGCGTGCGAGACCGGGCGGCAAAGGAATGGGTCCTGGGTCCGACCCATGAGGAGGTGGTCACGACGCTCGCCGCCGGGGAGATCAGCTCCTACAAGCAGCTCCCGCTGAACTTCTACCAGATTGGCGTGAAATTCCGCGACGAAATCCGCCCGCGCTTTGGCCTGATGCGGGCGAAGGAGTTCGTGATGAAGGACGCCTATTCGTTCGACACCAGCGACGAGGCGGCCATGGAGAGCTATCAGCGCATGTACGACGCCTACACCCGGATTTTTGCCCGGTGCGGTCTGCGGGCGGTGGCGGTCGAGGCCGACACGGGGGTGATCGGCGGCAGCCATTCCCACGAGTTCATGGTGCCCGCGGATACCGGGGAGAACGAGGTGGTGTCGTGTGATTCGGGCACCTACGCCGCGAACATCGAGAAGGCCACCAGCCGCGGGGCGCTGACGCCGACGCCCTCCGCCTCCACCGGTGCCGCGCCCGAGCGGTTCGCCACCCCGGGTGTGCTGACGATCGAGGCCCTGGCCGCCCCGCCTCACGGCGTGCCCGCCCACGCCCAGATCAAGACCCTCCTGTACGTGCTCGATTCCCAGCCCGTGGTGCTGCTCCTGCGCGGCGACGACCAGTTGAGCGAGACCAAGCTGCTGGCCCGCACCGGTGCCGTCGGGGCGCGTCCCGCAACCCCCGCGGAATGCCTCGCCACGCTCGGGGCGCATCCGGGGTCCCTTGGGGCCGTGGTCGGACGCGACACCCTCGCCTCCCGGGGCATCCGCGTGATTGCCGACCGGCAATTGCACGGAGCGGCAGGGATGACCACCGGGGCCAATGAAGATGGATTCCACCTGCGCCACGTCGAGATGGACCGTGACGTCCGCCCCGACACCTGGGAGGACCTGCGCACCGTCGTCGCCGGCGAGTTGTCCGTGGCCACGGGAGAGCCCCTGAAGATCGGCCGTGCCATCGAGGTCGGTCACGTGTTCAAGCTCGGCACCACGTACAGTGAGAAACTCAATGCGTATTTTTTGCCCGAGGACGGGCGGCGCCGCCCGTGCGTGATGGGCTGCTACGGCATCGGCGTCACCCGCACGCTGCAGGCGGTGATCGAACAGTGTCACGACCGGGACGGCATCGTTTGGCCCCTGTCCGTGGCGCCCTACCAGGTTTGCCTGACGCCGCTTTCCGTGGCGCCGGACAGCGCACCCATGCGGGCCGCGGAAGCCCTGTATTGCGAGCTGATGGAAGCCGGCATCGAGGTGATCCTGGACGACCGCGACGAGCGGCCGGGGGTCAAGTTCAAGGACAGCGAACTCGTGGGCTTCCCGCTTCGGGTCAACCTGGGTGAAAAATCCCTGGCGCGCGGCGAGGTGGAGCTCAAGCCCCGCGGCGGCACCCTGGAGGCTGTGCCGCTGGCAGAGGCCACGGCGCGGGTGCGGGCCTGGGTGCGCACCGCGGCGGCCGCCCTCGAACCGGGCGGGGCATCGTCTGTCAGGTCCTGA